The stretch of DNA GTCGCCTTGATATCTAGGTAGTTGCCCACATAATTGATTCCTGACCCATTGGCTTCCTCCCTGACAAACCCGTGCTCATGCTGGTTCTTTTCATAGTACATTTCTTTGTACAAATCCCTATCACAGTTACGGCCCTTTTTATAGATTCCCACTGCAAACCAGTTCTTGTACAGGTTGTAGTCCCAGGGAATTGAGAACATGATTGCCACAGTCTCAATGTGGTCCTTCTGTGACCGCTCGTAAAGGTCGTAGGTCATTACACCAACGCTGCCGGTTGCTTTGCCACTCGACTTGGTGAAAGTGCAAACCTCTGTCTTAAGAGGGCGCACCGTTGGCTGAGGTGGGTTGTATGTCTCCCCATTGTCAAGGTACACCCTAACCAGTACAAAAATAGACACATACATTACACATATGTTTTTCAATCTATATAATACAATTGATATTGTACAAGTCTGGAAATACATGATTCCAGCAAAGTCAGGGCTTACTTGGGGTTGATGAGGCAGTAGTTGTTGGTGACATTTGTGATTTCAATGGTGACACTTCTCCTGCTGCTCACATCGGCTGCTACAGCTTCCGCTGACTCCGACATGTTGCAGTGGCTCTGAAATTCACTTGTAAAACAAAGGTAATTAAGGTGTCAACCAGCTGAGCCAGACAACATCCCAGCTGTGACTAGCACTTCCAAACCCTGCTTAACCATTGCCTAAACCCACTGGGAATCATGAGAATTGCACTTTTTACGGTATTGCCTACCTTCCTGacctctgctctgctggataAAATCTATTGGCATTACACTGACCTTCAAAGGCTCACAAAGCCGGCACCGAGAATGAATGATGCATTTCCGAGGCTAATGAGATTTCAAAAGAGTTGTGAAGAATCAAAGAATGGCTGCAGGCTTTCTTTGCCTCATTAGAGAGTGTATGTACAATTACAGCACTAAGCACCATGCAATAATGAAGGTAGGGTGAAACAACTAGAGAAAATGAGCAACAGATACAAGatacaaatcaaacaaatgcCCAATCAGGCTGCTATATGCCtccacaaattgtttttttcttaggAGTCATTTGCTAATGAGCCATTACTTGTGCTGTCTCttattaaagtcttttttttttctcagaatgtTCTAAGTTACTTACCTGAGCTGAGAACCTCTGTTGCTGTCACCAAATCCCAAAATGGGAAAAGTTACCTGAATGGGATGTGCCTGtggttttacttattttattatttttttttttaccaaggtTGTATGCACATCACCCAGGGAACACTCCCACTTGCAACCCAACCCCAATTAGACAGTGCACACCCTCCTTCAGCACACATTTACCGGTGAGCCATGGCACACGCGAGAAGAAGACTTTGATAAAACAGCCACACCCTAGTCTGTGGTTGAACTGCTGAACTGTTTCTGGCAGTTGTCTACTGGATCACAGCTTGTTAGATAAGGAGGGACCATTCACTTGGCACATCCATTTTCTCCTAAAGGACTGTGGGCACATAGATGtcggactgactgactgaggtGGTTTGGGAATTCCAGTCCTATGATATTGTGtaacagattaaaaagaagaaaactgaacGTGTTAAGACAAACGTCTCTGCTCTCGCTACTTTACTCTTCTTTCTTTCGTTGAACCTCTTGCATTCCGAATACCACATGAAAACCACACAATTCAGGGCAAGAAGGAGAGTCTCACAGCCAGTGAAGAACAATTTTGTTATCTTGCcgattaaaaacattttaaaaaatctacgCAGATATTCCATCTGTTGCTACTCATTAGAACTGGATGGATCCATCTAAGAGATTACCAAAAATCATTACCACACCCACACAAAGTAACGTAAGTATtgcatttgaatgttttattaccataatcaaagaaaagagaacGTACGATGTACATAAACCCAAGGGATAAGTTAATGGAGAATCAATGAGCTGGCTGTCAGACACTGATATCTTTAAGCAGACACAAAATACAG from Xiphias gladius isolate SHS-SW01 ecotype Sanya breed wild chromosome 3, ASM1685928v1, whole genome shotgun sequence encodes:
- the apnl gene encoding actinoporin-like protein, whose product is MSESAEAVAADVSSRRSVTIEITNVTNNYCLINPKVYLDNGETYNPPQPTVRPLKTEVCTFTKSSGKATGSVGVMTYDLYERSQKDHIETVAIMFSIPWDYNLYKNWFAVGIYKKGRNCDRDLYKEMYYEKNQHEHGFVREEANGSGINYVGNYLDIKATMCPLGKAIMKVEVWDKLFTPMSQQAC